The following are encoded in a window of Sulfurimonas sp. C5 genomic DNA:
- the gltB gene encoding glutamate synthase large subunit has translation MVEHHDLLRSFKDNCGFGLVANIKNKPSRKVLNDAITALERMMHRGAVAADGKTGDGSGLLLSMPEEFIRKEAENNGVELPKQFAVAAVFTKNLEHLDAIEETCANNDLKVVLRREVPVDTKALGEQALESLPHIVQLFIVPNSIMATNRFDALLYLSRKEVEHKLIDDRNFYIASMSSKVLSYKGLVMPTHIKEFYKDLTDEAFKISFSLFHQRFSTNTLPEWRLAQPFRAVAHNGEINSVEGNRVNVEIKSESITSEVFSDEEIQRLLPILQKGASDSASADNFLEFLLVNGMDFFKAVRAVIPSAWQNAPHMDPELRAFYEYHSTVFEAWDGPAAFSVTDGRYIGCALDRNGLRPSKYIVTKDDNLLIASEYGVIDIAEEEIKERGRLQSGQMIGLDLQSGKLLKSDDIDNYLKSSNPYMKWLNEHMIYLQEHVEEQYAEVQSITGDELIRRQKFFNITQEVVEQVIEPMMVEGKEAVGSMGDDTPLAAFSDKQRNFTDFFKQKFAQVTNPPIDPIREKVVMSLNTGFGEIHNILNEIPSHAHRLKSISPIITAEKLNVLKSFGDEKSPSYQSFYKNKTFSTAYQGGLKEALDTLVNTIIDSVKNDGARIVILDDADFNEQNKVIPMAMAVGRVNFALLKAKIRHLVSIVAVTGEVTDSHCAAVLLGYGASAVYPNLLFTTVIDQLTRNKNSNIDQADALKAVHSALNGGLLKIMSKMGIATIASYRNSGLFDVMGLSREIVQECFETSNVAVPGLTYEDIDARIEKFHKSAFKQDGFKKIFPLNIGGFYKFYTEQEHHDFGPSVIHAIHAAVNSGKTEDFEKLKAIVNKRGLKFIRDFFDIKSDKPAIDISEVEPKEEIFKRFVSAAMSLGSISPEAHETLAIAMNTIGGQSNSGEGGEDKARYGTNRVSKIKQVASGRFGVTPEYLRSAEEIQIKVAQGAKPGEGGQLPGHKVTGLIAKLRHTVPGVTLISPPPHHDIYSIEDLAQLIFDLKQANPKARIAVKLVSTIGVGTIAAGVAKAYADKIIISGGDGGTGAAPLTSIKFAGNPWELGLSEAHNALKANNLRGLVSLQTDGGLKTGLDVVKAALLGAESYAFGTGVLAIIGCKMLRICHVNKCSVGIATQNEKLRQEFFKGKVEQVINYFTLLAEDVRAIMAELGFKTMEEMIGRVDLLKVKEDDFAQKFDFSAVLHQEDGVNTCQQPFNPPFDDNGFEKEILKQAREAIKYPEHPVKIDSEITNLNRSFGTLISGEIAEYYGDEGLKPDTIKLNLTGVAGQALGAFLNNGISIYLQGVANDYIGKGMHGGKIIITSKNEGEAFSAGGNTCLYGATGGKLYISGSVGERFAVRNSGALAIVEGTGDNACEYMTGGVVTILGKTGINFGAGMTGGVAFVYDEEHQFIENVNHELVEAVRIDTDEGDEARHYLKRLLKDYIVETGSEKGKAILDNFRTEVRNFWLVKPKNLTKLPLNLENGD, from the coding sequence ATGGTAGAACATCACGATTTATTACGATCATTTAAAGATAACTGTGGATTTGGTCTTGTAGCAAATATTAAAAACAAGCCGTCTCGCAAAGTATTAAATGATGCAATCACAGCACTAGAACGTATGATGCACCGTGGTGCAGTTGCTGCTGATGGAAAAACTGGGGATGGTAGTGGACTTTTACTATCTATGCCTGAAGAGTTTATTAGAAAAGAAGCAGAAAATAATGGTGTAGAGTTACCAAAACAGTTTGCAGTAGCAGCAGTATTTACAAAAAATTTAGAACATTTAGATGCTATTGAAGAAACTTGTGCTAACAATGATTTAAAAGTAGTACTTCGTCGTGAAGTTCCGGTTGACACAAAAGCACTTGGTGAACAAGCACTAGAATCTTTACCACACATTGTACAACTATTTATTGTACCGAATTCTATTATGGCTACAAATAGATTTGATGCACTTTTATACCTTTCTCGTAAAGAAGTTGAACATAAATTAATTGATGACAGAAACTTCTATATAGCATCTATGAGTTCAAAAGTTTTATCATATAAAGGTCTTGTTATGCCTACGCATATTAAAGAGTTTTATAAAGATTTAACGGATGAAGCATTCAAAATTTCATTTTCACTTTTTCACCAAAGATTCTCTACAAATACACTTCCAGAATGGCGTTTGGCACAACCATTCCGTGCAGTAGCTCACAATGGTGAGATTAACTCTGTAGAAGGTAACCGTGTTAATGTTGAGATCAAATCTGAGTCTATTACATCGGAAGTATTTAGTGATGAAGAGATCCAAAGACTTTTACCGATTTTACAAAAAGGTGCATCGGACTCTGCTAGTGCAGATAACTTCCTGGAATTCTTACTTGTAAACGGTATGGATTTCTTTAAAGCTGTACGTGCGGTTATCCCTTCAGCTTGGCAAAACGCTCCACATATGGATCCTGAACTTCGTGCATTCTATGAGTATCACTCTACAGTATTTGAAGCATGGGATGGTCCTGCAGCATTCTCTGTAACTGACGGTAGATATATTGGATGTGCACTTGATAGAAACGGTTTACGTCCTTCAAAATATATCGTAACAAAAGATGATAACCTTCTAATTGCTTCAGAGTATGGTGTAATTGATATTGCAGAGGAAGAGATCAAAGAGCGTGGACGTCTTCAATCTGGTCAAATGATCGGTCTTGATCTTCAATCTGGAAAACTTCTAAAAAGCGATGATATTGACAACTATCTAAAATCATCAAACCCTTATATGAAGTGGTTAAACGAGCATATGATCTATCTTCAAGAGCATGTTGAAGAACAATATGCAGAGGTACAGTCAATTACAGGTGATGAGCTTATCAGAAGACAAAAATTCTTTAACATCACTCAAGAAGTTGTAGAGCAAGTGATTGAGCCTATGATGGTTGAAGGTAAAGAAGCTGTAGGTTCAATGGGTGATGATACTCCGCTTGCAGCATTTTCTGATAAACAAAGAAACTTTACGGACTTTTTTAAACAAAAATTTGCACAGGTTACAAACCCGCCAATCGATCCAATTCGTGAAAAAGTTGTAATGAGTTTAAATACAGGATTTGGTGAAATCCATAATATCCTAAATGAGATTCCTTCTCATGCACACAGATTAAAATCTATTTCACCGATTATTACGGCAGAAAAGTTAAATGTATTAAAATCATTCGGTGACGAGAAATCTCCAAGTTACCAAAGTTTTTACAAAAACAAAACATTCTCGACAGCGTATCAAGGCGGATTAAAAGAGGCTTTAGATACTTTAGTTAATACTATTATCGATTCTGTAAAAAATGATGGTGCTAGAATTGTTATTTTAGACGATGCAGATTTTAATGAGCAAAACAAAGTGATTCCTATGGCTATGGCTGTTGGACGTGTAAATTTTGCACTTTTAAAAGCAAAAATTCGTCACTTGGTTTCAATCGTAGCGGTAACTGGTGAGGTGACAGACTCTCACTGTGCGGCGGTATTATTAGGTTACGGTGCAAGTGCAGTTTACCCTAATTTACTCTTTACTACAGTTATAGACCAATTAACGCGTAATAAAAACAGCAATATCGATCAAGCAGATGCATTAAAAGCAGTGCATTCTGCACTAAACGGCGGACTATTAAAAATTATGTCAAAAATGGGTATTGCTACGATTGCATCGTACAGAAACTCAGGTCTATTTGATGTAATGGGTCTTTCTCGTGAGATCGTACAAGAGTGTTTTGAGACTTCTAATGTTGCTGTTCCTGGTTTAACATATGAAGATATTGATGCAAGAATTGAAAAATTCCATAAATCAGCATTCAAACAAGATGGGTTTAAAAAGATCTTCCCGTTAAACATCGGTGGTTTCTATAAATTCTATACTGAACAAGAACATCATGATTTCGGTCCGTCTGTTATTCATGCTATTCATGCAGCTGTTAATAGCGGAAAAACTGAAGATTTTGAAAAACTAAAAGCTATCGTAAACAAACGTGGGCTGAAGTTTATTCGTGATTTCTTCGATATTAAATCAGATAAACCTGCAATCGATATCTCTGAAGTTGAGCCAAAAGAAGAAATTTTCAAACGTTTCGTTTCTGCTGCAATGAGTTTAGGTTCTATCTCTCCAGAAGCACATGAAACATTAGCGATTGCTATGAATACAATCGGCGGTCAATCGAACTCGGGTGAGGGTGGAGAAGACAAAGCTAGATATGGAACAAACAGAGTTTCTAAGATCAAACAAGTTGCATCTGGACGTTTCGGTGTTACTCCTGAGTACTTAAGAAGTGCAGAAGAGATTCAAATTAAAGTTGCTCAAGGTGCAAAACCGGGTGAGGGTGGACAATTACCAGGTCACAAAGTTACTGGTCTGATTGCAAAACTTCGTCATACAGTTCCTGGTGTTACACTGATTTCGCCACCGCCGCACCACGATATCTATTCGATCGAAGATTTGGCACAACTTATTTTTGATTTAAAACAAGCAAATCCAAAAGCTAGAATTGCGGTGAAACTTGTTTCAACTATCGGTGTTGGTACTATTGCAGCGGGTGTTGCTAAAGCGTATGCAGATAAAATCATCATCTCTGGTGGAGACGGTGGTACTGGTGCTGCTCCACTTACATCTATTAAGTTTGCAGGTAACCCATGGGAGCTTGGTCTTTCAGAAGCACATAATGCACTAAAAGCAAATAATTTACGTGGTTTAGTGTCATTACAAACTGATGGTGGTTTAAAAACTGGTTTAGATGTTGTAAAAGCTGCATTACTTGGTGCTGAATCATATGCATTCGGTACTGGTGTTCTTGCGATCATTGGTTGTAAAATGCTAAGAATCTGTCACGTAAATAAATGTTCAGTAGGTATCGCAACTCAAAACGAAAAACTTCGTCAAGAGTTCTTTAAAGGTAAAGTTGAGCAAGTAATTAATTACTTCACTTTACTTGCTGAAGATGTACGTGCAATCATGGCTGAACTAGGCTTTAAAACAATGGAAGAGATGATCGGACGTGTAGATCTACTTAAAGTAAAAGAGGATGATTTTGCACAAAAATTCGATTTCTCTGCTGTGTTACACCAAGAAGATGGTGTAAATACTTGTCAACAACCGTTTAATCCTCCGTTTGACGACAACGGTTTTGAAAAAGAGATCTTAAAACAAGCTAGAGAAGCGATTAAATATCCTGAACATCCAGTAAAAATTGATTCTGAGATTACAAACCTAAACAGAAGTTTCGGTACTTTAATCTCTGGTGAAATTGCAGAATATTACGGAGATGAAGGACTTAAACCTGATACTATCAAGTTAAACCTAACAGGTGTAGCGGGTCAAGCACTTGGAGCATTCCTAAATAATGGTATCTCTATCTACTTACAAGGTGTAGCAAACGATTATATCGGTAAAGGTATGCACGGCGGTAAAATCATCATCACTTCTAAAAATGAGGGTGAGGCGTTCAGTGCAGGTGGTAATACTTGTCTTTACGGTGCTACAGGTGGTAAGCTTTATATTT
- the recO gene encoding recombination protein RecO translates to MQGFIINLNRVKEEDLIVTIISKTSLDTLYRFYGSRHGTINIGFKIDYEKEESAKSTISRLKDVIHIGYKWINNPNKLRLWQQFIILFNQHLKEAEELSPFYFDLLEEASKQWDKQNPKRIAIELYMKLLEYEGRLHHDQICFLCANKIDDNPSIIRAFLPTHFHCNKTMTINNKGLQELYKNKSSLFLNDKEVERLWNVLLEGL, encoded by the coding sequence GTGCAGGGTTTTATTATCAACCTCAATCGTGTTAAAGAGGAAGATTTAATAGTTACTATCATATCAAAAACAAGCTTAGATACCCTTTATAGGTTCTATGGTTCACGTCATGGTACTATCAATATAGGGTTTAAAATAGATTACGAAAAAGAAGAATCCGCCAAATCAACTATATCACGACTCAAAGATGTTATTCATATCGGATATAAATGGATTAACAATCCAAATAAACTAAGATTGTGGCAGCAGTTTATTATTCTTTTTAACCAGCATCTAAAAGAAGCAGAAGAGTTAAGTCCATTTTATTTCGATCTTTTGGAAGAAGCTTCAAAACAGTGGGATAAACAGAACCCTAAACGTATAGCAATCGAACTCTATATGAAACTTTTGGAATATGAGGGAAGATTACACCACGATCAAATCTGTTTTTTATGTGCGAACAAGATTGATGACAACCCTTCTATTATAAGGGCTTTTTTACCTACACATTTTCATTGTAATAAAACAATGACTATAAATAATAAAGGACTTCAAGAGCTCTACAAAAACAAGAGTTCCCTTTTTTTAAATGATAAAGAGGTTGAAAGACTTTGGAACGTACTTTTAGAAGGGCTTTAA
- a CDS encoding ArsS family sensor histidine kinase gives MSIITKVIILFFISFSLMIFVSNETNKLTQNTIETLLKDKYIQVSDELFTYLSNNDMNNLKNKLKELDFKEVLDKEHYLKTSSILYQYKTELSSIEILQHEDNRYLLYMTYLDDDLLVMDQSQGKIFKDKEFLNYMILVDILILIILSFVILKMIYPLKELSGSIKKFGEGDYSMRSKKVGSDEIGELSDTFNAMAMNIENLITSRQRLLRDIGHELKTPISKSKLAVEMVEESKYKKILKKALDEIDQMTSELLDIEKLNSNQQRLIFKSFDMETLVGLALSKLFVEDESKIDVDIESNFSVNADLNYLSIALKNLIDNALKYGTEKPVHIIVKEKSIVVKSKGKQLDKPLEFYCEDFTQGDNSRNQKGYGLGLSLVKRILDKHKFQLLYYYEKGFNFFAIETGV, from the coding sequence ATGTCTATAATAACGAAAGTAATTATCCTTTTTTTTATTAGCTTCTCTTTAATGATCTTTGTTTCAAACGAAACAAATAAATTAACTCAAAATACGATCGAAACACTTTTAAAAGATAAGTATATACAAGTCTCTGACGAACTCTTTACATACCTTTCTAATAATGACATGAACAACTTAAAGAATAAACTCAAAGAGCTTGACTTTAAAGAGGTGTTAGACAAAGAGCATTATTTAAAAACTTCTAGCATTTTATATCAGTATAAAACAGAACTATCCAGTATTGAAATACTTCAACATGAGGATAATAGATATCTCTTATATATGACATATCTTGATGACGATCTTTTGGTAATGGACCAATCACAAGGGAAAATATTTAAAGATAAAGAGTTCTTAAACTATATGATTCTAGTCGATATTTTGATTTTAATCATACTTTCATTTGTGATACTAAAAATGATATATCCTTTAAAAGAACTCTCTGGAAGCATTAAAAAATTTGGTGAGGGTGATTACTCTATGAGAAGCAAGAAAGTTGGTTCTGATGAGATTGGAGAACTTTCAGATACGTTTAATGCAATGGCTATGAATATAGAAAACCTTATAACATCAAGACAAAGACTTCTTCGTGATATAGGGCATGAACTAAAAACTCCTATATCTAAGTCAAAACTTGCAGTTGAAATGGTAGAAGAGAGCAAATACAAAAAGATACTCAAAAAGGCACTTGATGAAATAGACCAGATGACAAGTGAACTTTTAGATATTGAAAAGTTAAACTCTAACCAGCAAAGACTCATTTTCAAATCATTCGATATGGAAACTTTGGTAGGGCTTGCCCTTTCAAAACTGTTTGTAGAAGATGAATCCAAAATCGATGTTGATATAGAGTCCAATTTCAGTGTTAATGCCGATTTAAACTATCTTTCAATTGCACTCAAAAATCTAATCGACAATGCTCTGAAATATGGCACAGAGAAACCTGTGCACATTATAGTAAAAGAGAAGTCAATAGTTGTCAAGAGCAAAGGAAAGCAGTTAGATAAGCCTTTAGAGTTTTACTGTGAGGATTTCACTCAGGGTGACAATTCGAGAAACCAGAAGGGTTATGGACTTGGACTAAGTCTTGTAAAGAGAATTTTGGATAAGCATAAATTTCAATTACTCTATTATTATGAGAAAGGATTTAACTTTTTTGCAATAGAGACAGGAGTTTAA
- a CDS encoding response regulator transcription factor, with protein MQEILLIEDDLDMQTLISDYLENYDFKVDAFENPKDALLHFQQNKQKYALIVLDLMLPQIDGFDVCKKIRENSDIPIIISSARGEMSDKILGFDFGADDYLAKPYEPRELVLRINSILRRTNQKNKQIGDFEIDEAKMEIKVEGLLLDLTKIEYDILHLFLVNSDKVLSRETISNAVSGIEYNSKDRTIDMHISNIRQKIGDDPKDPKYIKSVWGIGYKFIG; from the coding sequence ATGCAAGAGATTTTGTTGATCGAAGATGACTTGGATATGCAAACACTTATAAGTGATTATCTTGAAAACTATGATTTTAAAGTAGATGCATTTGAAAACCCTAAAGATGCACTTTTACATTTTCAGCAGAACAAGCAAAAGTATGCCCTAATAGTTCTTGACCTCATGTTACCACAGATAGATGGTTTTGACGTATGTAAAAAGATTAGAGAGAACTCAGATATCCCCATCATTATATCTTCTGCACGAGGTGAGATGAGTGATAAGATACTTGGTTTTGATTTCGGTGCGGATGATTATCTGGCAAAACCGTATGAACCGCGTGAATTAGTACTTCGTATAAACTCCATACTTAGAAGAACCAATCAAAAAAACAAACAAATAGGTGATTTTGAAATAGATGAAGCCAAGATGGAAATAAAAGTTGAAGGACTGTTACTTGACTTGACAAAAATTGAGTATGATATATTGCATCTTTTCTTAGTCAACAGTGATAAAGTACTCTCACGAGAAACAATTTCCAATGCGGTAAGCGGGATAGAGTATAACTCAAAAGATAGAACAATCGATATGCATATAAGCAATATCAGACAGAAGATAGGCGATGATCCAAAAGACCCGAAATATATTAAGTCCGTATGGGGAATCGGATATAAGTTTATAGGGTAA
- a CDS encoding Spy/CpxP family protein refolding chaperone has product MRFLVIFLLIAKIYADDHELHSKHHIYKELSHLDLTKEQQHRVKKILKIYRKELKEYKELEEDIEDKRKDIFLQKSFDLEKINSLNQQLDREAHGIENRFLQKMHFVLTPQQRKKFVHYFDDWEVE; this is encoded by the coding sequence ATGAGATTTTTAGTCATATTTTTATTGATAGCTAAAATATATGCAGATGACCATGAGCTACATTCCAAACATCATATATATAAAGAGCTTTCCCATCTTGATTTGACAAAAGAGCAGCAGCACAGAGTAAAAAAAATATTAAAAATATATAGAAAAGAGCTAAAAGAGTACAAAGAACTGGAAGAGGATATAGAAGATAAAAGAAAAGATATCTTTTTACAGAAGAGTTTCGATTTGGAAAAAATCAACAGTTTAAATCAGCAGTTGGATAGAGAGGCGCATGGGATAGAAAATAGGTTCTTGCAAAAGATGCATTTTGTTTTAACGCCACAGCAAAGAAAAAAATTTGTACACTATTTTGATGACTGGGAAGTTGAATAA
- a CDS encoding cytochrome b/b6 domain-containing protein: MKELSKYLITEDGKMTKSYVWSFFTRLFHIFLVVTVAFLFLFAEFDNLLSYHVIIGYTVGVLFLFRIIWGFLDVKYSKFQDFNFNLYDLKEYMFNIFGSKKEYIGHNPASSWAIVAMITLGILSVLSGVFVYGTQEGMGIFSFLNTTIFKKMEFFEEIHEFFTTAFMIVIFAHIAGVLLERVLHGPKTLESMINGYKEVEAQSLKLTLFQKLFGVFWIGGSIFFLIYMLSHPTNILIADANKAVDYQKEHPLFENECRSCHTLYPPYLLPKASWVKLMDNLENHFGDDASLEATDTVFIKDYLVNNAAEDSTKEAAFKILKSMKEKDTIAITKTSYWKRRHQEIDQEIFASAEVKAKSNCKACHNNIEQGLLNDKDIKIPDIAKG, encoded by the coding sequence GTGAAAGAGCTATCAAAATACCTAATTACGGAAGATGGGAAGATGACTAAAAGTTATGTATGGAGTTTTTTTACAAGGCTCTTTCATATCTTTTTAGTTGTTACAGTAGCATTTTTATTTTTGTTCGCAGAGTTTGACAACTTACTCTCATATCATGTGATTATAGGTTATACGGTTGGAGTGTTATTTCTTTTTAGAATTATATGGGGATTTTTGGATGTAAAATATTCAAAGTTTCAAGACTTTAATTTTAATCTATATGATTTAAAAGAGTATATGTTTAATATATTCGGATCTAAAAAGGAATATATTGGCCATAACCCTGCATCTAGCTGGGCTATAGTGGCTATGATTACCCTAGGTATTCTTTCGGTTTTAAGTGGTGTATTTGTTTATGGTACGCAAGAAGGGATGGGGATATTCTCATTTTTAAACACTACTATTTTTAAAAAGATGGAGTTTTTTGAAGAGATACATGAGTTTTTCACAACTGCGTTTATGATAGTTATCTTTGCTCATATTGCAGGAGTGTTGCTTGAAAGAGTTCTTCACGGGCCAAAAACACTGGAATCGATGATAAACGGATATAAAGAGGTAGAGGCACAAAGTCTAAAACTGACTCTTTTTCAAAAGCTTTTTGGAGTATTCTGGATAGGAGGAAGCATCTTTTTTCTCATATATATGCTGAGTCATCCGACAAATATACTTATAGCGGATGCCAATAAGGCAGTCGATTATCAAAAAGAGCATCCGCTCTTTGAAAATGAGTGTAGAAGTTGTCATACTCTTTATCCACCTTATTTACTTCCAAAAGCTTCATGGGTAAAACTTATGGATAATCTGGAGAATCATTTTGGAGATGATGCTTCTTTAGAAGCAACAGATACAGTTTTTATAAAAGATTATTTAGTCAACAATGCAGCTGAGGACTCTACAAAAGAAGCCGCTTTTAAAATTTTAAAAAGCATGAAAGAGAAAGATACGATAGCAATTACCAAAACGTCCTATTGGAAAAGACGACATCAAGAGATAGATCAAGAGATTTTTGCAAGTGCCGAAGTAAAAGCGAAATCAAACTGTAAAGCATGCCACAACAACATCGAACAAGGTTTATTAAATGATAAAGATATTAAAATACCTGATATAGCAAAAGGATAG
- a CDS encoding diheme cytochrome c, whose product MKKVLIGSLLIAGSLFAGSYAKVGVAPVNNEFYKVECASCHFAYQPGLLPAKSWQKLMGGLNNHFGTDASLEAADNKRILKYLIDNSAEKFTQYKRSRKINASIKENETPIAVTETKYFKRKHRKIPQRLIIQKEVGSLSNCMACHTSADKGVYSERAIKIPNYGRWEDD is encoded by the coding sequence ATGAAAAAAGTCTTAATAGGTTCACTTCTTATAGCGGGAAGTCTGTTTGCAGGCAGTTATGCAAAAGTTGGTGTAGCACCTGTAAATAACGAGTTTTATAAAGTGGAATGTGCAAGCTGTCATTTTGCTTATCAGCCAGGATTACTTCCAGCTAAATCATGGCAGAAACTTATGGGTGGCTTGAATAATCATTTTGGTACCGATGCATCACTAGAAGCAGCAGATAATAAAAGGATACTGAAGTATTTAATTGATAATTCTGCTGAAAAGTTTACACAATATAAAAGAAGCAGAAAGATCAATGCAAGTATTAAAGAAAATGAAACACCTATTGCCGTGACAGAGACAAAATATTTTAAAAGAAAGCACAGAAAGATTCCTCAAAGATTGATAATTCAAAAAGAGGTTGGTTCATTATCTAACTGTATGGCGTGCCATACGAGTGCTGATAAAGGAGTATACAGTGAAAGAGCTATCAAAATACCTAATTACGGAAGATGGGAAGATGACTAA
- a CDS encoding DUF1924 domain-containing protein, with protein sequence MKKLLLISLIAAASLQALELNPQMQEYIDSLKVQAKQQDPNFKGFDYKRGEKIFTTEHTGKKGKLISCVSCHTADLSKNGLNEHTNKIIEPLSPYANPQRFTKVREVKKWLRRNFNDVYKREGTALEKGDVIVYIINKK encoded by the coding sequence ATGAAAAAGCTATTACTCATTTCATTGATTGCGGCTGCATCACTTCAAGCCTTAGAGCTGAATCCTCAGATGCAAGAGTATATCGATAGTCTCAAAGTTCAAGCTAAACAGCAGGATCCAAACTTTAAAGGGTTTGACTATAAACGCGGTGAAAAGATATTTACCACTGAACATACCGGTAAGAAAGGCAAGCTGATCTCATGTGTATCATGTCATACTGCAGACCTTTCAAAAAATGGTCTTAATGAACATACAAATAAAATTATTGAGCCCTTATCTCCATATGCAAATCCACAAAGATTTACAAAAGTAAGAGAAGTAAAGAAATGGTTGCGAAGAAACTTTAATGATGTCTATAAAAGAGAGGGTACGGCATTAGAAAAAGGTGACGTAATCGTCTACATTATCAATAAAAAATAG
- a CDS encoding methyltransferase domain-containing protein, protein MIEDKARWNKRHIEKPMRHNVEPILEKYINEANVGKALDIACGIGRNTHYMHEKGFEVDAVDISDYALSQVKEDAKINKIETDLDTYNIDIESYDLITNINFLSRRLHPQIKDALKSGGILIYETFIIAHGDFSNPSNPEFLLRKNELLHAFIGLDIIYYEEKDDINLRGENTRVASLVARKA, encoded by the coding sequence ATGATTGAAGATAAAGCAAGATGGAATAAACGCCATATCGAAAAACCGATGCGTCATAATGTAGAACCTATTTTAGAAAAATACATTAATGAAGCAAATGTCGGTAAAGCACTTGATATAGCATGCGGAATAGGGCGAAATACACACTATATGCATGAAAAAGGCTTCGAAGTAGATGCTGTAGATATTAGTGATTATGCTCTCTCACAGGTAAAAGAGGATGCAAAGATTAATAAGATCGAAACAGACCTGGACACTTATAATATTGACATTGAAAGTTATGATTTAATTACAAACATCAACTTTTTAAGTAGACGTCTTCACCCTCAAATCAAAGATGCATTAAAAAGCGGCGGTATTTTGATTTATGAGACATTTATCATAGCGCACGGAGATTTTTCAAATCCTTCCAACCCTGAATTTTTGCTCAGAAAAAATGAGCTTCTACATGCGTTTATAGGATTGGATATTATTTATTACGAAGAGAAGGATGATATTAATTTACGTGGCGAAAATACAAGAGTTGCTTCACTTGTAGCCAGAAAGGCATAA